The Methanobrevibacter wolinii SH genomic interval TATTATATTTTAATTTATTTTTTTATTTCTCTGATTTTTTATTAAGATTTAGTTATTTTATTAAATTTTAAACTTTTTTTAATTTTTGGTTTTTTATTTAATATAAAAATATTTTATAATTTATAATTATTTATCATTTTTTGGGATTTGTTTAATTTATATATTCATTTTTAAAAAATTTTAGTTTATTTTTTATTTTTTTAAATATTTTTTAATATTTTTTATAATTATTTTATTTTTGTTTTTCAATTTTTCATATTAAATCAAAAGATTTATAATAAATAATCATGATATATTATTCTATAATTCATGAAAATTTTATCATTCATGAAAATTTTATGATTTAAATTTTTTAATTGGGGCTTTTTAAAATGTTTTTAAAAAGAGTTTATTATGGGATAATCTATTTTTTAGATTTATTGTATGAAATTGTCAAAGCTACTTATGATGTATTTATTAGGATAATTCATAAAGATATGATTGAACCTGTTGTTGTTGATATTCATACTGATTTAGAAAGAACTGTTTCTCAAACAATTTTAGCAAACAGTATTACTTTAACTCCAGGCACTTTAACTGTTGATCTTATTCCTGAGGATCAAATAATTAAAGTTGCAACTATAGCTCCAAGAGATACTGAAGATATTATTCCTTTTGAGAAATATATTAAAAAAATGTTGGAATAATTTTCTTTTTAAAATCTTATAATATGTGATAGTATGGAGATACTACTAATTTCAGAATATATTTTAATTATAGCACTTTTATTTATGATGTTAGTTGCTTTAAGACTTTCTTCTAAAAGGAGTATTTTATCTACTTTGATTGGTACTTCTGCAATCACTTTGACAATGGGTGTTTTATTAATCCTTATTGGTGAAGTATTTTCTATTAATTTCTGTAAGGATATAGCACTAGCAATTATATTTTTAGGTGTTGTAGGTACTATAGGTTATGCTGTTGTAGCGAGGAGGACTTAAACTATGTCTTTAATACTTAGTTATATACAATCTATTTTATTAATTATTTCTGCTATTTTAATTGTCTTTGTCGGAATTGGTATTCTTAGATTAAATGATGATTTAAATAATGTAGAATATGCTAAATTGCATATATTAGGAATATTGGATATGGCGTGTGTTTTAGCATTACTTGCATTAAATCAAATTCTTATTGCAATTCTTTACTTTTTAGTAACTCCTTTTGTAGCTCATGCTATTGCTAATGCATATTACTATAGTGAGGATGAACTTAACAACAATAAATGTGGGGATAATAATGATTGAAGTTTTTTTTTAGTTATTATTGTTACTTTAGTAGCTAGTATATTAGCTTTAGTACAAGAAGATTTATTAAAAGTAGCAATTTTATCAGGTATTTCTGGTATTGGTATTGCAGTTTTATTCCAGATTCTTTTATCTCCAGATGTAGCTTTAACACAAGCTATTGTAGGTGGAGCAATTACTCCTGTATTTATTGCTTTAGCTATTAAAAAAACACAGAGGATGGAAGGTGAATAATATGATAATAAGTACTCAATTATTATGTTTATTTACTGCTGGCGCACTTATTGTCATTGGTATTTTTTCAGCTATTTTTATAGACAATATTATTAAAAAAGTAGTTGGGCTTTCATTTATTGAAGAAGGAGTTAACTTATTTATTATATGTTTAACTTATAAAGAAGGAGGAGTTGTTCCTATATTCTTACCTGGAATGAATGCTAATTGGTTTGCACAGAATGCTGCTTATCCATTACCTCAAGCACTTGTATTAACAAGTATTGTTATTGGAGCAAGTACTTTAGCAGTTATGTTAGCTTTAACTATGGTTTTATATAAAAAATATGGTAGCTTAAGTGCTCATAAAATTTTAAATAATAAATATGATATGGGGGATGAAGAATGAATTATTTAATCCCTTTAATGGTAATTTTCCCAATATTTGCAGCTTTACTTATAAACTTATTTGAAAAACATAATAAAACAATTAAGGTCTTATCTTTTATTGTAGGTATTATTCTTCCAATAATTACTTTATTTGCAAATTATGGTTTACATTTCTTTGGTGGACATAAACCACTTATTGATACAAATATTACAGGTTTACCATCATATATAACTGGAACTAATATATATTCAATGCATCCAGCTATTACATATTCATTTACTCCATTAGCTAAAGTATTTATATTTATAATGTGTATTGTTGTATTTTTATCTGTATTTAGCTATTTAACATCAGAAAAAAAAGCATCTGGACCATTTTTATTCCTTGTATTTATGGGAACTGCAGCTGTTAGTGCAATGATGTTGTCTGATGATTTATTTAATATGTATGTATTTTTTGAGATTGCAGCTTTAATTCAAACAGGTATTGTTATTGCATCAAAAGCAGAAGATAATTATGAAACTGCTTTAAAATATATGATTATTGGTTCAATTGGTGGACCTATTTTATTACTTGGTATTACAATTTTACTTGCTATTACAGGTAGTGTGAATATAAGTGATATTGCATTTGTAATAAGCAATGTATTAATTAAATCTCCAAGTTCAAAAGCAGTAGTATTGTTCTCATTTGCATTAATCTTATTTGGTTGGTTATATGCATCTGGTTTCCCACCATTCCATATAATTAAATCATCACTTTATAGTAAATCTGAACCTTATGGATCTTCAATTCTTCAAGGAATGAGTTTACTTACATTAGTTGCTTTCCTTGTTGCAATGGCTAGAATTTTCTATTCAGTTAATATATTTAATGCAGCAATTCTTGTTGTTTCTATTATTGCAATGATTCTTGGAGTTTCAATGGCAGTTATGCAAACAGACTTTAGGAGAATGATTGCATATTTATCTGTTGGGGAATTAGGATTTGTTGGACTTGGATTTGGTTTAGGAACAAAATTCTCTATGACTGCAGGATTATTCCAAGGTGTTAATGAAATGATTGTTACTGCATTATTATTCCTTGGTTTTGGTTCTGTTGTATATTTAACTAATACTTCAAACACTAGAAAACTTGGAGGATTAATTTCTAAAAGTGAATCTATGGCAATTATGGTTTTACTTGGTGGTTTTGCAATGGCAGGTGTTCCTCCATTTAATGGATTCAGAAGTAAATTTATGATTATTCATGCTGCTTTACTTGCAGGATATCCAGAAATTGCAGTTATTGCTATATTAATAAGTATTGCAACATTCTTTGTATTTGTAAAAGCAATACATGGAATCTATTTAAAACCACAACCTAAAGATTTAGAATTTGTACATGATACTATCCCTAAATCTTTAATCTTTTCAGTTGCAGTTTTAACAATTATGTGTTTAATTTTAGGATTATATCCTGAAATTGTAACTGTACCTATTTCACAAGCTTTAGGAGGATTAATCATATGAGTTATTATGATGACTTCTTAAAATTTATTAAGGAAAAATTTTCTAAAAAGCATATGACTAATGAAAATGTTTCAGGAGCTATTGCTTCTGAACTTATTGTTATTTCATCATTATTAGTTATGGCTTTATTACTTAGACATATAAGTGTATTATTAACTGGTATTGTAATAATTGTTCTTATATTATTAATTGTAAGTAATTTACCTCTATCTATTAAATTATTTGATGAACAAGATGATTCATTAGATAAAATGATGTTTTATACTATTATGGCATTAGGTATTATAGTTAGTTTAATTTACTGGGGTGGTTTCTGATGGCAGATTCTATAAGAAAAGTATTAGCATCAGTAATAACTATACTCTTCTCTGTATCATTATTTGATGCATTATTTAAAATTAGTAAGATTATTACTCCGGGTATAAGTAAAGTTTATAATTTCCTTGGAACTCAAATTGAACCAAACATGGTTACTTTAATTGTATTTGATTGGAGAGGTTATGATACTTTAGGTGAATCTTTAATTTTAGTAACTGCAGTTTTAGTTGTTTTACTTGTATTTGGTAGAGGAAGACTTAAAGGAGATGACCAAAATGAGTAGTAAAGATGATGATATGAGTCCAATTCTTAAAATCTTTGCATTACCTGCTTCATTTATCTTTATTTGTGCAGGAATTTTAACTATACTTGGAGGACATATAACTCCTGGTGGAGGTTTCCAAGGTGGAGCAATGATTTCTGCTGGTATAATATTATGTATTTTAGTATTTGGTTTAGATAATTCTCCTATTGAACTCTCTGGTGATTTTATATCTACTATTGAATCTATTGGTGCTTTAGGATATGTCATTTTAGGATTAGTTGGTTTATATTTCGGAGGATCATTTTTATATAATGTAGGTACTGATTTTTATTCAATAGTACCAAGTTATATTGTACATATTTTCCATTATCCTGATGTTACAAATGCAGGTATTGTTCCATATTTTAATATTTTAGTAGGTTTAAAAGTATTTGTAGGTTTAACTGCTATAGTAATAGCATTTATGGCTTTTAGATCTTTAAGTGATGAGAAAGAGGAGGAAGAAAATGATTAATTGGGGACCTATAATATTTGGTTTTATATTTGGTTGTATAATTGGATCTAGATTTAGATTAGATAATTATTTTAATAAAACTTCTCTTCTTGTAATATTTATTGTAGCCTTAGTTGTAGCTTATTTAGAAGGAGCATTTCCATTTTATACCGACTTTACATTTGCTACAGGTTTTGTTTCTGCAGCTATTGCTTTAGTTATTACAAATTTAATCTTTGGAAGGAAAAAAAATTCTAATTCAGGAAAAAATACTGATTAAGGAAGTATGATTATGTTTTTATCTACAAATAAATGTGATGGAACTGGAGAGTGTATTAAACGTTGTCCTACTGAAGCTATACATTTAGTAAATGGTAGGGCATTTAGTTGTATTACTTGTGGTGCTTGTTATCGTTCTTGTCCAAATGATGCTATTTATAAAAATAGATATGGTGGATTTGTAGTTGATAGAGCAAAGTGTAATGGTTGTGGAATTTGCCAATATAATTGTCCTATAAACAATATTGAAATTACAGAAGATGGTGTTGTTAAAGGAATTTGTGCTCGTTGTGGTGCTTGTGTAGATTCTTGTCCAAATGGTGCTAGAATTGATGGTTTTACTTTATTTAAAACTAAACAATTAAATTATTTAAAATCTTTTGGTGTTGAACTTCCTGAGATGAATACTCCAACAATTTTTAATAATAAAACAGTTTCACGGCTTTCTATAAATACTAATATTGATGATTGTATTTTATGTGGTCGATGTGATTATTACTGTCCAACTAATGCAATTAATGTTACTATTGACAAGTCTGAAGGTATCTGTAATAATTGTGGTGTATGTGAGGATGTTTGTCCTACTAATTCAATAAAAAATGGAATAATAAATCATGATACTTGTAGTAAATGTTTAAAATGTCTTAAATCTTGTCCAAGTCATGCTATTAAATTTGAAGATTTTAAAATAAACATTGTTAAATTAAATCAAGAGAAAAATGATGGATCAATTGTATCTTGTTTAAACTGTGGATTATGTGAAGAATTAGTAGAAGGAGATTCCTTAGTTAAAATCAATAATAAATTAGTCTTTGATCCTAGTAAAGATTTTGATTCTTGTGATTTTGATGAAGCTATTAAAAAATGTCCAGTTTCTACTTTACATTTAAATAATGAAAGTGTTAATATTAATGGAATAATTAAAGATTCTTTACTTGAAGGTTATTGTGTATTATGTGGAAATTGTATTAATGTTTGTAATCAAGATGCACGTTATTTCACTACTGTAGAATGGGATGGTTCAGTATCTGATGATTGTATTCGTTGTGGTACTTGTGCAGAAGTATGTCCTCATGATTTAATCACTCTTACTAAAGATGGAATTCTTGTTGATTTAGATAATTGTATTTTATGTGAAACCTGTGGGATATATTGTCCTAAAGATGCAATTAAAACAACTACTCTTGCTAAAAAAGAAGTTCTCGATGGATTTAATCAAATTGATCCTAAATCTTGTATTTATTGTAAATTGTGTTATGATATTTGTCCAGAAGGGGCTATTGTTGATAATGGAGATAGTGTATCTGTTGATGAGGATAAATGTATTTATTGTGGAGCATGTTACAATATTTGTACATCAAAAGCAATTATATTTGATAGAAGTTTTGTTAATAAAAATCAGGTGTTTTAAATGAAAAATTTGATTAGAATAATGTTAGAAGGTGCTTTTTCTAACATTAAAAGAATTTTCTTTGCTTCAGATAGAGTAACTGATATGAAGTTAAGGGAAGATATCTTAAATGGTAATGTTAAACCTGAAACAAAAGTTGATGTTGATTCTTGTATTGGTTGTGGAGGTTGTGCTAATGTTTGCCCTACTGGAGCTATTACTATGAAAAAATTAAGTCAAGCTGAATGGTTAGCTGATGGTTGGGTTAAAAAAGAAATTCCAGAATTAGATTCAAGTAAATGTGTTGTATGTTATTGGTGTCATGATTTTTGTCCAATTTATGCATTGTTTGGATTACCTGCATCAATACATCCTAATTCTGTTGGAGAATTCAGTACTTCACCTAAAGATTTAATTGAAAAACCATTTAGGATACCTGAAGATAAAATTCAATTTATATCACAATATTTATCTGATAAAACTATTATTAAAAATCATGAAAAAAAATAAAATTGATTATTATTTATTAAAATTATTGTTATAGGAAGGTTGTTATGAGTTTAAAAACATATTCAAGAGCAAGAGCTATACATGTTATGCTAGTTTATACTGGTGGATGTAATGGTTGTGATATTGAAATAGTTAATTCTATACTTTCACCAAAATTTGATGCAGAGCAGTATAAAGTATTTTTAACATGGAATCCTCGTGAAGCAGATGTTTTAGTTGTAACTGGTCCTGTTACTCATTTAAATAAAAATCCGTTAATTAAAATTTACAATGCTATACCTGATCCTAAAATTGTTGTTGCTGCTGGTTCATGTGCATTAATGGGTGGAGTTTATAAAAATATTCATGGAGATATTCCATCTGAAGAAATAGAAGGTCCTGTTGATAAAATTATTCCTGTTGATGCTAAGATTCCAGGATGTTCTGTAAGGCCAAAAGATATTTTATCTGGTGTAGTTTCAATTTTACCAAAATTATTAGATGCAGATTAATTATTATTAATTCATATGGTTAAAAAAATTTAAGGGAGTTTAAAAATGATTGAAGATAAAAAGCCAAGTAAAGGTCAATTCATTGAGACAGAAGTTCCAATGGGTACTGTTCACCCTGCTGCTTTAGAACCATATCGTGTTAGATTTTTTGTAGAGGATGAAATTATTCAGGAAGCAGAAATCACAATTGGTGTAAACCATAGAGGTGTTGAAAGGATTATGGAAGGACTTCCTGTAGAAAAAGCTAATGCTTTAACTGAAAAGATATGTGGAATATGTTCTAATATTCATACATGGAATTCAGTATTAGTAGCAGAAAAAGGTTTAAATGTTGATGTTCCTGATAGAGCAAATTATATAAGAGTTATAATGGGTGAACTTGAGAGATTACATAGTCACTTACTATATTTAGCTCATGGTTGTGAAGTTTTAGGGCATGAAACATTTTCAATGAGAGTTTTTTATATTAGGGAAACTGTAATGGAATTACTTAATATGATTGGAGGAAATAGAGTTCAATATGGTGTCTCTCTTATTGGAGGAGTAAGACCTAGATGTGAACTTAATGATATGAGAATCCAAAAACTTGAAGAAGGTATGGATACACTTGAAAAAAATTTTAAAAACTTCGTTGATAGGTTTGTTGCAGATCCAATGGTTAATTCAAGAATTGAAGGTGTAGGATTTTTATCTCTTAAACAAGCTAAAAAATTAGAAGTTACTGGACCTTGTATTCGTGCATGTGGTTATGAACATGATTTAAGAACTGAGATGGAACAGTATAATGATTTTGATTTTGATGTTGTATGTCTTGATGGTTGTGATGTAAAATCTAATCTTTTAGTAAGGGCATTAGAATGTTTTGAGTCAATTAAGATTATAAGACAAGCTGTTAAAAATCTTCCTAATGGCCCTATAGTTAATAGGTCATGGGAGATGAGTGATTGTGGTATAATAAAACATTATATTGAAGCTCCAAGAGGAACATTATATGATTCATATTCTTTAGAAGATGGACGAGTTAGAAGTTCTATTATTAGAACTCCTTCTTTAACAAATATTGGAGCTACTCAATATGCTTGTATTGGAAATCATATTACTGATGGTCAATTATGTATAGTACAATGTGATCCATGTTTTACTTGTACAGATAGAGCTTTTGAAATTATAAATTTATAGAGGGAAAAATATGGTAGATATAAGTGTTTTGTATTCAATTATTGGAGTAATTATCACTTTAATTGTTTGTTTCATAATTGGATCATTTTTACCAGGTATTGAAAGAAAATTTGTTCATGCAAGAATTCAGCAACGTATTGGTCCGCCATTTACAGTTCCAGGTATTGTAGCACCAATTAAATTCATTTTTAAAAAGAATTTAGAACCTAACTCTCCAGCTCCTGGAATTTATAAATCATTACCTTTAGTTAGTTTTTTAGCTATAATATTTATATTATTATTTTTAACTCCACAAATGTATCCTATTTTCTTATTGAGTAATATTATTGCTATTGTTGGATTGTTAAAAGTAGAAGAGGTTAGTTATGTATTTATGGGTGCTTTATCTAAATCTGTTATGTCATTATCTATGAAGTTTCCAGATTTAGTTAAAGGTGCAGCTCATAAAGATGTAATTAGGTCTCATATTGAGGATATTAGTTCTAAAAGATCTCTTAGAATGATTACTTATGGTTCATTCCCATTATATTTAGCATTGTTTGTTCCTATTGTATGTTCTGGAAGTCTTTATATTTCAGATATTGTTAAATATCAACAAATTCATGGGCCTTTCTTATTTACTACTGCAGGTATTTTAGCTGCAATAGTGTTCTTTATTGGATCTATGGTTATAATGAATGAATGTCCATTTAATATAATTGAAGCAGAATCTGATGTTATTCAAGGACCATATATGGAATATTCTGCAGGTTATCGTTCAGTTATTTATTGGACTAAAGGTTTATTAATGTTTACATTAGCTGCATTATTTACAATATTTTTCATTGGTTTCCCTCTTAATATTTTCTCATGGAATATTATATTGTTTATAGTTGTTGCTTTAATATACACATTAATTGTTGGAATTTTAAGTGCATTTACACCAATATTTATTAATAGACAATTATATCCAATTATAATTTCTTCAACACTTCTTGGTGTTCTTGCAATTGTTATAGGAATTTTGGTTTAGAGTGATAAAAATGAAATTTGTAATGAGACCTTATCATATCTTAAGTTTAGGTGGATATATTGTAGAAAGAAATTTTCCATATAGAAATTTAATAATTGTAAATAAAACACCTGAACCTATTAAAATGGAAGTTCCTGTATTTGAGGAATCTTGGATTGAGGAACATAGAAAATTAGGTTTAGAAGTTATTCCTGTAAAAGAAGAAGATAATTATCTTATGATGTTTAAAAAAGCACATGCTGAATTAGATAAAATTAAGGCTAATTTATAATTCTTTTTATTCAATAACTTTTTTTTAATTTTATAATACTCTTTTTTATATTTTGATTTATATAATATAATATTAATTAATTTTTTTAAAAATCGTGATATAATGTCTAATTATTCAATAAGTATTAAATCTCAAGAAGAACCGGGAGTTTTAGAAAAAATTACTGATATTATTGCTGACCATAATATCAATATAGTTTATCTTTATCTCTTTGTTGAAAACAATACTAAAGGAAATATTAATTTAGAAATTGAAAATGTTTCTGATATTGATGCTTTAATAAATGACTTAAAAGCTTTAGACGCTGTTGAAACTGTGGAAATTTATGCATCTCAAGAAGATGTATTTGGAAAACGTATTATTATTTATGGTGGAGGAGCACAAGTATCTCAAGTTGCTTTAGGTGCAATTACAGAAGCAGATAGACATAATATTCGTGGTGAACGAATTAGTGTTGATACATTACCTGTTGTTGGTGAAGATAATATTGCAGAGGCAGTTAATGAGTTATCTAGAATTCCAAGGGTTAGTGTTCTTGTTCTTGCAGGTTCTTTAATGGGTGGGAGAATCGTTGATGAAATTAAAAAAATTAAAAAACAAAAAGATTTAACTGTTATAAGTTTAAACATGCCTGGTAGTGTTGTTGATGTTGCTGATTTAGTTGTAACTGATCCAATACAAGCTGGTGTTATGGCAGTAATGCAAATAGCAGATACTGCAGTTTTTGATTATAATATACTTAAAAAAAATCATAGAAAATTTTAATTTAATCTTAAAATCACATATCAATAGGATTTGTAAATTCTTCTTGACAAATTTCTTTATATTCACATTTTTTACATTTATTTAATTCATATCTTACTGTTGGTATTTCATTATTTATTATTATTCTTTTTATAGAATCAAGTATTCTAAATAAACTTTTTCTAAGATTTGCATCTACTACAACAGTTCTTCTTTCTGCAAAATTAAGATATTCTACAAATCCAACATATACATCTGTTTCAAATTCTTCTTCTATTAAAATACTATTACATGCAATTTCAATTGCATCATTATCCCATACTCCTTGTATTGGAGGAGTATTAAATTTATAAATTATTGGATAATATTTTCCTTTGATTATTTCTATTTTATCTATGGTTCCATTGATATCTAATTGTGAATCTCTTAAAAAATAGTTATACATTGATGTTGGATATATTATTTTATTTATATCATATCCATTTTTATTTGTTAAAATCATGAATCGTTTTACTCTTATTGATAATAATTTAATATTAAATTTACTTTCTTCAAGTAAATCTACTTTATATTTTTCAAAATCTACATTATCATATTCTTTGTACTTAAATATTTCATTTAACCTAGTTATTATATAGTATTTGATGTTTTTATTTAGTTCTTCCTCAATAGTTTCAACAGTCATAGATTTATTTATTCTTTTTAAATTTTTTTGTATAATGTCTTTTATATCAATTCTTAACTCTTTAATCTCTTTATTAAATTTATATCTTTTATTCTCTTCATTTTTTTGAATATTTTTTTGATAATATAAATTTAAAGGACAATACATATATGTTTTTATTGTGTTTAAATTAATCATTGTATCACTTCTTATATTTAATGATGTGAAATTATTGTATTAAATTATAAATTGGATAATATTTAAATATTTAAGTATAAAACTATTATAATCTTTTATTTTAAAAAAATATTTAATTACACACTATTATTTAGCTTTAAAAAATATTTTAGATTAAAAAAATAGTGTTTTTTGTTTAAGAATTGAATTTTTTCTGTATAAAAATAGTTTTTCTATTATTTAATGTATTTTTCTATAACAATGATTTTTATATTATATAAAAATTGAATTTCTTCTCTATAAAAATAGTTTCTATCTATAATTTTTACTTAATAATATTAAAAATAGTATAAATTAAAATTAGTTTAAAGTTTTTTAATTAATTTAATTAATAAAAAATATAATTAAATAGAATAGGATATTCTATTTATTAGTTTATATAATATTCCTTATATATGCTAGACTGGACTTTCTTTAAGTTTGATGTATTCTCCTAAAGATTCTCTTGTAGAACCTACAAGTATTCTATATTTAGGTTTTTCTCCCTTAGTAATAACTTTTTCAAGTTTACCTCTAGCTACTGCATGTTCATTTTCAAATACTTCTCCAGCATAAGTATGGGTAAATGAAGCAAGTTTGCTAATTTTTACATTAGGTCCTTCTAATACTTTAACATCTTTTATATCATATACTGCAGGATTATCCATAAATTCAAGTGCATTACTTATAGTACATTCAACTTTAGCAACACCTTGTGGTTCATAGATTGTATCTTCCCATTCTCCTTCAATTTCATCAAAGTTTCTAGTACATAATATATCAAATAATGTTCCTCTAATTACTCCTCTATTGAATTTTCTTGATTCATACCAACAAAATTCTTCTTTACTTAAACTATCATCTTTGATTCTTTTATGGTATAAACGTTCCCAAAATTGATTTTGAATTGGATTTAGTACTATTTTTCTTTTAGAATCTCCTTCTCCTACTTCTACTTCTTGATCATGGTATTTTTTAAAAGTATTCACTGCTTTTCTATGATTTTCAAGTCCATATACTACAAAATCTAAATCTGAACTTTCTGTTTTTTGAAGTCCTGGACATGTAGAACCAGAGATACCTAAATTTTCATAATCAATACCAGCAATATAATGGAAAAAGTCAGATAAATCAATTAATTTATTTCTTGTTTCATCAGATACTTTAGTATCTTTACCTTCTCTAATTTCTTTAAGACGATTTTCTGGTCTTATAATTTCATCTACTTTTTCAATAGGTACTCCCATCATTTCTACATTAGTGACTTCAGAGTAATAAAAGTATTCTGGATAATTTTCTCTTAAATATTTATAAGCTTCTTCTGAATTTACTTTTGAGTATCTTTTTCCGTTTTTTTCTCTATCTCCATTTGGATCTGGAATATATCTTAAAAAACAGATTATCCTATTATCAGGATGTAAATAATTTG includes:
- a CDS encoding CRISPR-associated protein Cas4, translating into MINLNTIKTYMYCPLNLYYQKNIQKNEENKRYKFNKEIKELRIDIKDIIQKNLKRINKSMTVETIEEELNKNIKYYIITRLNEIFKYKEYDNVDFEKYKVDLLEESKFNIKLLSIRVKRFMILTNKNGYDINKIIYPTSMYNYFLRDSQLDINGTIDKIEIIKGKYYPIIYKFNTPPIQGVWDNDAIEIACNSILIEEEFETDVYVGFVEYLNFAERRTVVVDANLRKSLFRILDSIKRIIINNEIPTVRYELNKCKKCEYKEICQEEFTNPIDM
- a CDS encoding DUF5612 domain-containing protein, which codes for MSNYSISIKSQEEPGVLEKITDIIADHNINIVYLYLFVENNTKGNINLEIENVSDIDALINDLKALDAVETVEIYASQEDVFGKRIIIYGGGAQVSQVALGAITEADRHNIRGERISVDTLPVVGEDNIAEAVNELSRIPRVSVLVLAGSLMGGRIVDEIKKIKKQKDLTVISLNMPGSVVDVADLVVTDPIQAGVMAVMQIADTAVFDYNILKKNHRKF
- a CDS encoding DNA polymerase subunit beta, encoding MIKVRTRDFIHSTDDLYFASTNYLHPDNRIICFLRYIPDPNGDREKNGKRYSKVNSEEAYKYLRENYPEYFYYSEVTNVEMMGVPIEKVDEIIRPENRLKEIREGKDTKVSDETRNKLIDLSDFFHYIAGIDYENLGISGSTCPGLQKTESSDLDFVVYGLENHRKAVNTFKKYHDQEVEVGEGDSKRKIVLNPIQNQFWERLYHKRIKDDSLSKEEFCWYESRKFNRGVIRGTLFDILCTRNFDEIEGEWEDTIYEPQGVAKVECTISNALEFMDNPAVYDIKDVKVLEGPNVKISKLASFTHTYAGEVFENEHAVARGKLEKVITKGEKPKYRILVGSTRESLGEYIKLKESPV